A region of Streptomyces sp. TG1A-60 DNA encodes the following proteins:
- a CDS encoding AAA family ATPase — translation MTIRVLPAAGDVESASALTTLLSQLTDAEPAPPVTDSTALLDTLARLAAESLDELPEVVLVHERIGPVPALDLVRDLVLRFPAVGVVLVTSDTTTGVLTAAMDSGARGIVNLPLSYDALAERVQAAAAWSAGMRRHLGSRTPELYAGPGGTVVTVSGAKGGVGATVAAVQLALAARASGRTVALLDLDLQSGDVASYLDVQFRRSVADLAGITDINPRVLQEAVYVHDTGIALLLAPAEGERGEEVTDRVARQILAALRSRHDVVVVDCGSQMNSATAAAVETADQALLLVTPDVVAVRAAKRMVRLWDRLQIRKAEETLTVVNRHSRGTEIQPSLVEKVTGTRVARAAVPAAFKELQSVVDAGRLQDLDARSTVKQALWALAGELELVAAPENGGGRRRKAAGDRSALVLRRKGGDRGSVTLEFAGVFPLILITMAILWQAALYGYTYSLAGNAADEAARAATAAYAVDGDVQGACQAAGAGNLPGAWSDTSIDCAPSGPVMRAEVEANVPLFFPGFDAGWTVNGEAGAALEVDTE, via the coding sequence ATGACCATCCGTGTCCTCCCCGCCGCCGGGGACGTAGAGTCGGCCAGTGCCCTCACCACCCTGCTCAGCCAGCTGACCGACGCCGAACCGGCACCGCCCGTCACCGACTCCACCGCCCTGCTCGACACCCTCGCGCGACTGGCCGCCGAATCGCTGGACGAGCTGCCCGAGGTGGTGCTGGTCCATGAACGGATCGGCCCGGTACCGGCGTTGGACCTGGTCCGCGACCTCGTCCTGCGCTTCCCGGCGGTCGGCGTCGTCCTCGTCACCTCCGACACGACCACCGGCGTCCTCACCGCCGCCATGGACTCCGGCGCCCGGGGCATCGTCAACCTGCCCCTCTCCTACGACGCCCTCGCCGAACGCGTCCAGGCCGCCGCCGCCTGGTCCGCCGGCATGCGCCGCCACCTCGGCAGCCGTACGCCGGAGCTGTACGCGGGCCCGGGCGGCACCGTCGTCACGGTCAGCGGAGCCAAGGGCGGCGTCGGTGCAACCGTCGCGGCGGTCCAGCTCGCCCTGGCGGCACGGGCGTCCGGCCGCACGGTGGCGCTCCTCGACCTGGACCTGCAGTCCGGGGACGTGGCGTCGTACCTGGACGTGCAGTTCCGCCGCTCGGTCGCCGACCTGGCCGGGATCACGGACATCAACCCCCGTGTCCTCCAGGAGGCGGTGTACGTCCATGACACCGGCATCGCCCTCCTGCTCGCCCCCGCCGAGGGCGAACGCGGCGAGGAGGTGACGGACCGTGTCGCCCGCCAGATCCTGGCGGCCCTCCGCTCGCGCCACGACGTGGTGGTGGTCGACTGCGGCTCCCAGATGAACTCCGCGACCGCGGCGGCCGTCGAAACGGCCGACCAGGCGCTCCTCCTGGTCACCCCGGACGTGGTCGCGGTCCGCGCCGCCAAACGCATGGTCCGCCTCTGGGACCGCCTCCAGATCCGTAAGGCCGAGGAGACGCTGACCGTCGTCAACCGCCACTCGCGTGGTACGGAGATCCAGCCGTCCCTGGTCGAGAAGGTCACCGGCACGAGGGTGGCCCGCGCCGCCGTCCCCGCAGCCTTCAAGGAACTCCAGTCCGTCGTCGACGCGGGCCGCCTCCAGGACCTCGACGCCCGCTCGACCGTCAAGCAGGCGCTGTGGGCGCTGGCCGGGGAACTGGAACTGGTCGCCGCGCCGGAGAACGGTGGCGGCCGGCGCCGCAAGGCCGCCGGCGACCGGAGCGCCCTCGTCCTGCGCCGCAAGGGCGGCGACCGGGGTTCGGTGACCCTCGAGTTCGCCGGGGTGTTCCCCCTGATCCTGATCACCATGGCGATCCTCTGGCAGGCCGCCCTCTACGGCTACACCTACTCCCTCGCCGGCAACGCGGCCGACGAGGCGGCCCGCGCGGCCACGGCGGCCTACGCGGTCGACGGCGACGTCCAGGGCGCCTGCCAGGCCGCCGGCGCCGGGAACCTCCCGGGCGCCTGGAGCGACACCTCCATCGACTGCGCCCCCAGCGGCCCGGTCATGCGGGCCGAGGTCGAGGCGAACGTCCCCCTCTTCTTCCCCGGCTTCGACGCCGGCTGGACTGTCAACGGCGAAGCGGGGGCGGCACTGGAGGTGGATACGGAATGA
- a CDS encoding histidine kinase: protein MTRPRLPTRLSRLRTAVPRGRIAMLSRLRTVAPRGRIAMLSRLRTAVPPGRIPTPSQRRAVVPPGRHGWAQRHPVSAGRRLPPPPGPGTGYLADDAAPPATLRLQLNALQSLARQTFAVRLTTLAIGTPFAMANTTDGPPTYAVLLAAVLGITISYAMLRDWHSFAPRLLAHPSLMALDLLFGAVLLLTASPASPLAYATVCTPLLSGLLYGWRGAGVLTGLQLTVLLTVHRTWEHRPGAGASTLLIAGFCVAAGIIGVTLRNLMFRFGTATQALSEATSRLAVAEAVESERARLARELHDSVAKTLHGLALAADALATSADRPDPDPTKVRQQAALVASAARRAAAESRDLLTDLRRHADLTTSPPLTDLKPELAARTTDFASRTAIPTHLTHTGEAPPPLPPETTHHLLAIATEALENIHRHARATTATVSLAVTPDALHLTIEDDGVGLPPALTLEEAQKSGHFGLLGMAERANRINATLRLNPPTPPASNPLPTPHVPPTAGTKVTLTLPVPLPTPPTTPESPRQEAAHA, encoded by the coding sequence ATGACGAGGCCCCGCCTGCCCACCCGCCTGTCCCGTCTGCGGACAGCCGTGCCGAGGGGCCGAATCGCCATGCTGTCCCGTCTGCGGACAGTCGCGCCGAGGGGCCGAATCGCCATGCTGTCCCGTCTGCGGACAGCCGTGCCGCCGGGCCGGATTCCCACCCCGTCTCAGCGGCGGGCAGTCGTGCCGCCGGGGCGGCACGGGTGGGCGCAGCGGCACCCTGTCAGCGCCGGCAGGCGCCTCCCACCCCCGCCCGGCCCCGGCACCGGGTACCTGGCGGACGACGCAGCACCCCCCGCCACCCTCCGCCTCCAACTCAACGCCCTGCAGTCCCTCGCCCGCCAGACCTTCGCCGTCCGCCTCACCACCCTCGCCATCGGCACCCCCTTCGCCATGGCCAACACCACGGACGGCCCCCCGACCTACGCCGTACTCCTCGCCGCGGTCCTCGGCATCACCATCTCCTACGCCATGCTCAGGGACTGGCACAGCTTCGCCCCCCGCCTCCTCGCCCATCCCTCCCTCATGGCCCTGGACCTCCTCTTCGGCGCGGTCCTCCTCCTCACCGCCTCCCCGGCCTCCCCCCTCGCCTACGCCACGGTCTGCACCCCCCTCCTCTCCGGCCTCCTCTACGGCTGGCGCGGCGCCGGCGTCCTCACCGGCCTGCAACTCACCGTCCTCCTCACCGTCCACCGCACCTGGGAACACCGCCCTGGCGCGGGCGCCAGCACCCTCCTCATCGCCGGTTTCTGCGTCGCGGCCGGCATCATCGGCGTCACCCTCCGCAACCTGATGTTCCGCTTCGGTACGGCCACCCAGGCGCTCTCCGAGGCCACGTCCCGCCTGGCCGTGGCGGAGGCCGTGGAGTCGGAACGTGCCCGCCTGGCCCGCGAACTGCACGACTCGGTGGCCAAGACCCTCCACGGTCTGGCCCTCGCCGCGGACGCCCTGGCGACCTCGGCGGACCGCCCGGACCCCGACCCCACCAAGGTGAGGCAACAAGCGGCCCTCGTGGCCTCGGCGGCCCGCCGAGCCGCGGCGGAATCCCGCGATCTCCTGACGGACCTACGCCGCCACGCGGACCTGACGACATCCCCGCCCCTCACTGATCTGAAGCCCGAACTGGCCGCCCGTACAACGGACTTCGCCTCCCGCACGGCCATCCCCACCCACCTGACCCACACGGGTGAGGCACCCCCACCCCTCCCACCCGAGACGACCCACCACCTCCTGGCGATCGCGACGGAGGCCCTGGAGAACATCCACCGCCACGCGCGGGCGACGACGGCGACGGTCTCCTTGGCGGTCACCCCGGACGCCCTCCACCTCACGATCGAGGACGACGGAGTAGGCCTCCCACCCGCCCTCACCCTCGAAGAAGCGCAGAAATCCGGCCACTTCGGCCTCCTGGGCATGGCGGAACGAGCGAACCGCATCAACGCGACCCTGCGCCTGAACCCACCCACCCCACCCGCCTCAAACCCCTTGCCCACCCCACACGTCCCACCCACCGCAGGTACGAAAGTCACCCTGACTCTCCCCGTCCCCCTCCCCACACCCCCCACCACCCCCGAATCCCCCCGACAGGAGGCCGCCCATGCCTGA
- the cpaB gene encoding Flp pilus assembly protein CpaB has product MNSRQRRGVILLVLSALCALAAFAGVLSVIRDVNAKVGPEVTAYRLKGDIAPYKELSAGQFEKITMPERWLSATAVTDLAQIRGKIAVTRLEKGSLLQSDMIVDRPGLESGQQEIAIMIDASTGVAGKINPGSRVNIYATFEEKDSDSGKDTSKLLVTDARVIDVGRLTALEAGQSSSDRRRTATEAVPITFALDTADAQRVAFAESFAEHVRLALVGGGEATVVVPDDRSYTLDEDK; this is encoded by the coding sequence GTGAACTCACGCCAGCGCCGCGGCGTCATCCTGCTGGTCCTCTCGGCCCTGTGCGCCCTGGCCGCCTTCGCCGGGGTGCTCTCGGTGATCCGTGACGTGAACGCGAAGGTCGGGCCCGAGGTGACCGCGTACCGGCTGAAGGGCGACATCGCGCCCTACAAGGAGCTGTCGGCGGGCCAGTTCGAGAAAATCACGATGCCGGAGCGGTGGCTGTCGGCGACGGCGGTCACCGATCTGGCGCAGATCCGCGGGAAGATCGCCGTCACCCGGCTGGAGAAGGGTTCGCTGCTCCAGTCGGACATGATCGTCGACCGGCCCGGACTCGAATCGGGGCAGCAGGAGATCGCGATCATGATCGACGCGTCCACCGGTGTGGCGGGGAAGATCAACCCGGGGTCGCGGGTCAACATCTACGCCACGTTCGAGGAGAAGGACAGCGACTCGGGCAAGGACACGTCCAAGCTGCTCGTCACCGACGCCCGCGTCATCGACGTCGGCAGGCTCACCGCCCTCGAAGCCGGCCAGTCCAGCAGCGACCGCCGGCGCACGGCGACCGAGGCCGTCCCGATCACCTTCGCGCTCGACACCGCCGACGCCCAGCGCGTCGCGTTCGCCGAGTCGTTCGCCGAGCACGTCCGTCTCGCCCTCGTCGGGGGCGGCGAGGCCACGGTCGTCGTACCGGACGACCGTTCGTACACCCTCGACGAGGACAAGTAG
- a CDS encoding pilus assembly protein TadG-related protein, which translates to MTGVRPFGDRGSTLPLYMWLTTILLFTALAFFAFAQAASARNGAQSAADAAALAAAQQAREDLLLDLGGAIKADDDWLDWLDLPDGELPGEGATAAAQELAAANESTVLGGAQATEVNGFPGFLVEVQTAYTVGESIIPGTESMTATARATAVIQPRCAFDVDADPTKPVMLDCDGQSVGIDPGEFDPDDLPDASVMFSVRLAE; encoded by the coding sequence CTGACGGGCGTACGGCCGTTCGGCGATCGAGGATCCACCCTGCCCCTCTACATGTGGCTGACGACGATTCTGCTGTTCACGGCGTTGGCTTTCTTCGCGTTCGCTCAGGCGGCCTCCGCCCGCAATGGGGCCCAGTCCGCAGCGGACGCCGCGGCGTTGGCTGCGGCACAGCAGGCACGGGAAGACCTGTTGCTCGACTTGGGCGGTGCCATCAAGGCGGACGACGACTGGCTGGACTGGCTGGACCTTCCTGATGGGGAGTTGCCCGGCGAAGGAGCCACAGCCGCAGCCCAGGAACTGGCCGCCGCGAACGAGTCGACCGTTCTGGGCGGTGCCCAGGCCACTGAGGTCAACGGCTTTCCCGGCTTCCTGGTGGAGGTGCAGACGGCCTACACCGTCGGTGAGTCGATCATTCCCGGCACCGAGAGCATGACGGCCACGGCCAGGGCGACCGCAGTCATCCAACCGCGCTGTGCCTTCGACGTGGACGCGGATCCAACGAAGCCCGTGATGCTGGACTGCGACGGTCAGTCCGTGGGCATCGACCCCGGAGAATTCGATCCGGACGACCTTCCCGACGCGTCTGTGATGTTCTCTGTGCGTCTGGCCGAGTGA
- a CDS encoding ATP-binding protein, with the protein MGAGHLSVEYDPRPTAAAQARAQVRRQLEGWGLLDQTDTAELLVSELVTNALVHAESRLKLTLSAAHGVLRCEVSDSDGRPPRLRRTPGISESGRGMFLVDALAGRWGCHQDGPGKTVWFELGTCGSDGCGRRQPK; encoded by the coding sequence ATGGGGGCGGGCCACCTGAGCGTCGAGTACGACCCACGCCCCACCGCCGCCGCACAGGCCCGCGCGCAGGTGCGCAGGCAGTTGGAGGGGTGGGGACTGCTCGACCAGACCGACACGGCGGAACTCCTGGTGAGCGAGCTGGTCACCAACGCGCTGGTGCACGCGGAGAGCCGTCTGAAGCTGACCCTGTCGGCCGCGCACGGCGTACTGCGCTGTGAGGTGTCGGACTCGGACGGCCGCCCGCCCCGGTTACGCCGGACGCCGGGCATATCGGAGAGCGGCAGAGGGATGTTCCTGGTGGACGCGCTCGCCGGGCGCTGGGGCTGCCACCAGGACGGGCCGGGCAAGACCGTGTGGTTCGAGCTCGGCACGTGCGGGTCCGACGGCTGTGGTCGGCGACAGCCGAAGTAG
- a CDS encoding response regulator transcription factor has product MPDQPQALPGPPLRVLVADDNPVVRAGLTALLGTHPDLEVVAQATDGEEALREARVHHPDVVLLDVRMPGTDGLTALPELAALCPVMMLTYSTEPEVVAEALCRGASGYLVHGEFTAPELIKAVRDLREGRPTVSSSLGVSYKPSRESHDPSSQLQPFVAQSSKARPWYAPRLHRRAPDRAGRPSFGLSSREVEVMDLIASGMNNRQIAATCFISEKTVKNHINHIFAKLHASTRGEAIAHWLGTAHRGWPR; this is encoded by the coding sequence ATGCCTGACCAGCCCCAGGCACTCCCCGGCCCACCCCTCCGCGTGCTGGTCGCCGACGACAACCCGGTGGTCCGAGCCGGCCTCACCGCCCTCCTCGGCACCCACCCCGACCTGGAGGTGGTGGCCCAGGCCACCGACGGCGAGGAGGCGTTACGCGAAGCACGCGTACACCACCCCGACGTCGTGCTCCTCGACGTCCGCATGCCCGGCACGGACGGTCTCACCGCGCTGCCCGAACTGGCCGCCCTCTGCCCCGTGATGATGCTGACCTACAGCACGGAACCCGAGGTCGTGGCCGAGGCCCTGTGCCGGGGCGCGTCCGGCTACCTGGTCCACGGCGAGTTCACGGCCCCCGAACTGATCAAGGCGGTGCGGGACTTGAGGGAGGGTCGGCCGACTGTCTCAAGTTCGCTCGGCGTTTCCTACAAACCTTCACGCGAAAGTCACGACCCCTCTTCGCAGCTGCAACCATTTGTGGCACAGTCGTCAAAGGCTCGCCCCTGGTACGCGCCGCGACTTCACCGCCGCGCCCCCGACCGCGCCGGCCGACCGTCCTTCGGTCTGAGTTCAAGGGAGGTGGAGGTGATGGACCTCATCGCGTCCGGCATGAACAACCGTCAGATCGCCGCCACCTGCTTCATCAGCGAGAAGACCGTCAAAAACCACATCAATCACATCTTCGCAAAACTGCACGCCTCAACCCGCGGCGAAGCCATCGCCCACTGGCTCGGCACGGCCCACAGGGGGTGGCCCCGATGA
- a CDS encoding DUF5936 domain-containing protein — protein sequence MTTTMVPVMLALLTAVAVAGALLGIRMIRAEAKLPGDLALALEVGATRVSRTGSAVDRLGMRFAPLVLRLMGPRRVEAKRRRIDMAGNPGGLTLNRYAARRAVYGFFGAFMGLVFLTSGRPLFAAFTFAFGLLAADAAIWQAVRERKDVIDRTLPDFLDVLAVVVSAGLGFRQALDRVAEKYEGPWADELRITLRQMDMGVSRRQAFDELRRRNTSEQVAQFVSALQQGEELGSPIAETLIQLAADMRRTDAQNARRRAARTIPKATLVTLVFMLPATMILIATGMFLGSGTNFGEILGR from the coding sequence ATGACGACGACGATGGTGCCCGTGATGCTGGCCCTCCTGACGGCCGTCGCGGTCGCGGGCGCCCTGCTGGGCATCCGCATGATCCGAGCCGAGGCGAAACTCCCCGGCGACCTGGCCCTCGCCCTGGAGGTCGGTGCCACCCGCGTCTCCAGGACCGGCTCGGCCGTCGACCGCCTGGGCATGCGCTTCGCTCCCCTCGTCCTGCGCCTCATGGGCCCCCGCCGGGTCGAGGCCAAACGCCGCCGTATCGACATGGCGGGCAACCCCGGCGGCCTCACTCTCAACCGCTACGCCGCCCGCCGGGCCGTCTACGGTTTCTTCGGCGCCTTCATGGGCCTGGTCTTCCTCACCAGCGGCCGACCCCTCTTCGCCGCCTTCACCTTCGCCTTCGGCCTCCTCGCCGCCGACGCCGCCATCTGGCAGGCCGTCCGCGAACGCAAGGACGTCATCGACCGCACGCTCCCCGACTTCCTGGACGTCCTCGCCGTCGTCGTCTCGGCCGGCCTCGGCTTCCGCCAGGCCCTGGACCGGGTGGCCGAGAAGTACGAGGGGCCCTGGGCCGACGAGTTGCGCATCACCCTCCGTCAGATGGACATGGGCGTGAGCCGCCGCCAGGCCTTCGACGAACTCCGCAGACGCAACACCTCCGAACAGGTCGCCCAGTTCGTCTCGGCGTTGCAGCAGGGCGAGGAACTCGGTTCCCCCATCGCCGAGACCCTCATCCAACTCGCCGCCGACATGCGCCGCACCGACGCCCAGAACGCCCGCCGCCGTGCCGCCCGCACCATCCCCAAGGCCACCCTCGTCACCCTGGTCTTCATGCTTCCGGCGACGATGATCCTCATCGCCACCGGAATGTTCCTCGGCTCGGGCACCAACTTCGGCGAGATCCTGGGCCGATGA
- a CDS encoding CpaF family protein — MSLRSRIAAPDEGSTGREDGHLVAVYRAKLLEEIDLAEMSTLTAADRRARLERVLGHIISREGPVLSSAERSQLIRRVVDEALGLGVLEPLLADASVTEIMVNGPDSIFVERAGRVEQLPLRFASTEQLMQTIERIVSTVNRRVDESNPMVDARLPTGERVNVIIPPLALTGPTLTIRRFPRAYTLPELIDLGSLDEQMLMLLAAFVRARFNVIVSGGTGTGKTTLLNALSGLIPPRERIITIEDSAELQLQQEHVIRLESRPPNIEGKGQITIRDLVRNSLRMRPDRIIVGEVRGGETLDMLQAMSTGHDGSLATVHANSAEDALMRLQTLGSMSEVLIPFEALKDQINSAVDVVVQLTRFADGSRKVTEIALLVSHGREQFRIATVSRFVASPLGADRVVQGRFEHLPVPRPVAEKLYVADEPLPPAYGVAEAIDVLHTRQAIG, encoded by the coding sequence ATGAGCCTGCGATCCCGTATCGCCGCCCCCGACGAGGGGTCCACCGGACGCGAGGACGGACACCTCGTGGCCGTCTACCGTGCCAAGCTCCTCGAAGAGATCGACCTGGCCGAGATGTCCACCCTGACGGCAGCCGACCGCAGGGCCCGCCTGGAACGCGTACTGGGTCACATCATCAGCCGAGAGGGCCCGGTCCTCTCCTCCGCCGAACGCTCCCAACTGATCCGCAGGGTCGTCGACGAGGCACTCGGCCTCGGTGTCCTCGAACCCCTCCTCGCCGACGCGTCGGTCACCGAGATCATGGTGAACGGCCCCGACTCGATCTTCGTGGAACGAGCCGGCCGCGTCGAACAGCTCCCCCTCCGCTTCGCCTCCACCGAGCAGCTCATGCAGACCATCGAGCGGATCGTCTCGACCGTCAACCGCCGCGTCGACGAGTCCAACCCCATGGTCGACGCCCGCCTCCCCACCGGCGAGCGCGTCAACGTCATCATCCCGCCGCTCGCCCTCACCGGCCCGACCCTCACGATCCGCCGCTTCCCCCGCGCGTACACGCTCCCGGAACTCATCGACCTCGGCTCCCTCGACGAGCAGATGCTGATGCTGCTCGCCGCCTTCGTCCGCGCCCGCTTCAACGTCATCGTCAGCGGCGGTACCGGCACCGGAAAGACGACCCTCCTCAACGCGCTCTCCGGCCTGATCCCGCCCCGCGAGCGCATCATCACCATCGAGGACTCCGCCGAACTCCAGCTCCAGCAGGAGCACGTGATCCGCCTGGAGTCCCGCCCCCCGAACATCGAGGGCAAGGGCCAGATCACCATCCGCGACCTGGTCCGCAACTCCCTCCGTATGCGCCCGGACCGCATCATCGTCGGTGAGGTCCGCGGCGGCGAGACCCTCGACATGCTCCAGGCCATGTCGACGGGCCACGACGGCTCCCTCGCCACGGTCCACGCCAACTCCGCCGAGGACGCCCTCATGCGCCTGCAGACCCTCGGCTCGATGTCCGAGGTCCTCATCCCCTTCGAGGCCCTCAAGGACCAGATCAACTCGGCGGTGGACGTGGTCGTCCAGCTCACCCGCTTCGCCGACGGCTCCCGCAAGGTCACCGAGATCGCCCTGCTCGTCTCGCACGGACGCGAGCAGTTCCGTATCGCCACGGTCTCCCGCTTCGTCGCGAGCCCCCTCGGCGCCGACCGCGTCGTGCAGGGCCGCTTCGAACACCTGCCGGTGCCGCGCCCCGTCGCGGAGAAGCTGTACGTGGCCGACGAACCGCTGCCACCCGCGTACGGCGTCGCCGAGGCCATCGACGTACTCCACACCCGCCAGGCCATCGGATAG
- a CDS encoding type II secretion system F family protein yields the protein MDNPTLLALGATVLCGTLAVAGAHLYASGRARRQAVADRLAGNPGGLPRTAAGRVRRFTAVDRRLRRTRLGRAIHLRLTATGLDLTAGEFAAYVAMAVVTLWLIAAATLAPFFGPIAGAVGVWSAAIFLNWQRQKRIEAFINQLPDVARLLANATAAGLALRTALAMAAEELEAPAGEELARVADQLALGRSVDDALGELAERLPSRELIVLVTTLVLSNKAGGSVVSSLRNLTQTLEDRKETRREVRTMLSEVNATAFTVPLLGLGSLLLINSSNDGALARVTGSPLGQVLVLISIGLYTVGFFVIRRLGKIEV from the coding sequence CTGGACAACCCCACCCTGCTGGCCCTCGGCGCCACCGTCCTCTGCGGCACCCTGGCTGTCGCCGGCGCGCACCTGTACGCCTCCGGCCGCGCGCGGCGCCAGGCCGTGGCCGACCGTCTCGCGGGCAACCCGGGAGGCCTTCCGCGCACAGCCGCGGGACGCGTACGACGCTTCACGGCCGTCGACCGCCGCCTGCGCCGCACCCGCCTCGGCCGCGCGATCCACCTGCGCCTGACGGCGACGGGACTGGACCTGACGGCGGGTGAGTTCGCCGCCTACGTCGCCATGGCCGTGGTCACCCTCTGGCTGATCGCGGCGGCGACCCTCGCCCCGTTCTTCGGCCCGATCGCCGGCGCCGTCGGCGTCTGGAGCGCGGCCATCTTCCTCAACTGGCAGCGCCAGAAACGCATCGAGGCCTTCATCAACCAACTCCCCGACGTGGCCCGCCTCCTCGCCAACGCCACCGCCGCCGGACTCGCCCTCCGTACGGCCCTGGCGATGGCTGCGGAGGAACTGGAGGCCCCGGCGGGCGAGGAACTGGCCCGCGTGGCAGACCAGTTGGCGCTGGGCCGTTCCGTCGACGACGCCCTCGGCGAGCTGGCCGAACGCCTCCCGTCCCGCGAGCTGATCGTCCTGGTCACCACCCTGGTCCTGTCCAACAAGGCGGGCGGCTCGGTGGTGAGTTCGCTGCGCAACCTGACCCAGACGCTGGAGGACCGGAAGGAGACCCGCCGCGAGGTCCGCACGATGCTCTCCGAGGTCAACGCGACGGCCTTCACGGTCCCCCTCCTGGGCCTGGGCTCCCTCCTCCTGATCAACTCCTCGAACGACGGCGCCCTGGCCCGCGTGACCGGCTCCCCCCTCGGCCAGGTCCTGGTCCTGATCTCGATCGGCCTCTACACGGTCGGCTTCTTCGTCATCCGCCGCCTCGGCAAGATCGAAGTATGA
- a CDS encoding TadE family protein, with protein sequence MTPPVQRPRPGGAEPAATGPKPRPRRWNDRGASILEFAGFLPILLLVGMAAIQLGLVGYAISQAGSAARAAARAESLSPGAGEAAGVAATSAWLDPEPDVGPGTDTTTATVTVTVPSVIPLFDPVTVERTVTMPNDSDTD encoded by the coding sequence ATGACTCCGCCCGTCCAGCGCCCCCGTCCCGGCGGTGCCGAACCGGCCGCGACGGGACCGAAGCCGCGCCCCCGCCGCTGGAACGACCGAGGCGCCTCCATCCTGGAGTTCGCCGGCTTCCTCCCGATCCTCCTACTCGTAGGCATGGCGGCGATCCAGCTCGGCCTCGTCGGCTACGCCATCAGCCAGGCGGGATCGGCGGCGCGGGCGGCGGCGCGGGCCGAGTCGCTGTCGCCCGGCGCGGGGGAAGCCGCCGGCGTGGCCGCGACGAGCGCCTGGCTGGACCCGGAACCCGACGTGGGCCCCGGCACCGACACCACCACGGCCACGGTCACCGTGACCGTCCCCTCCGTGATCCCCCTCTTCGACCCGGTCACCGTGGAACGCACCGTCACCATGCCCAACGACTCCGACACCGACTGA
- a CDS encoding Nramp family divalent metal transporter, with product MADTTDNTAIGDATSAPRKSSWKYIGPGIVVAATGVGAGDLVATLIAGSNFGYTLLWAAVIGCVVKISLAEAAGRWHLSTGRTLFDGWASLGRWTTSFFVVYVVIWGFVYGAAAMSSSALPLQALFPDVMDLKWWAIACGLTGLVFVWFNRYEVFEKVMTVLVGVMFVVTVYLAIRVTPNLGDAFAGLLPVLPDEKDSILNTLGLIGGVGGTITLAAYGYWVNAKGWTNTGWMKIMRLDNRVAYITTGIFVIAMLVVGAELLHSANIAIASGDKGLIQLGDILADEYGTATAKFFLIGFFAASYTSLIGVWHGVSLMFADFVERFRRKGEVTGEEVASGRRERSWPFRAYLLWLTFPPIVLLFQGQPFRLIIFYGVLGAAFLPFLSATLLWLLNSSRTPREWRSGMVSNTMLAVAGLLFLVLAVKQIWDQPWADFL from the coding sequence ATGGCTGACACCACGGACAACACAGCTATCGGGGACGCGACTTCGGCCCCCCGCAAGTCCAGTTGGAAGTACATCGGCCCCGGCATCGTCGTCGCCGCGACCGGTGTCGGCGCCGGCGACCTGGTCGCCACCCTGATCGCGGGCAGCAACTTCGGCTACACGCTGCTGTGGGCGGCCGTCATCGGCTGTGTCGTGAAGATCTCCCTCGCCGAGGCGGCCGGCCGCTGGCATCTGTCCACCGGCCGCACCCTCTTCGACGGCTGGGCCAGCCTCGGCCGCTGGACGACGTCGTTCTTCGTCGTGTACGTCGTGATCTGGGGTTTCGTGTACGGCGCGGCGGCGATGTCCTCCAGCGCCCTGCCCCTGCAGGCCCTCTTCCCGGACGTCATGGACCTCAAGTGGTGGGCCATCGCCTGCGGCCTGACCGGTCTGGTCTTCGTCTGGTTCAACAGGTACGAGGTCTTCGAGAAGGTCATGACGGTCCTCGTGGGCGTCATGTTCGTGGTGACGGTCTACCTCGCGATCCGCGTCACGCCCAACCTCGGCGACGCCTTCGCCGGCCTCCTGCCCGTCCTGCCGGACGAGAAGGACTCGATCCTCAACACCCTCGGGCTGATCGGCGGCGTCGGCGGCACGATCACGCTGGCCGCCTACGGCTACTGGGTCAACGCCAAGGGCTGGACGAACACCGGCTGGATGAAGATCATGCGCCTCGACAACCGGGTCGCGTACATCACGACCGGCATCTTCGTGATCGCGATGCTCGTGGTCGGCGCCGAACTGCTGCACTCCGCGAACATCGCCATCGCGAGCGGCGACAAGGGCCTGATCCAACTCGGCGACATCCTGGCCGACGAGTACGGCACGGCCACCGCCAAGTTCTTCCTGATCGGCTTCTTCGCCGCCTCGTACACCTCCCTGATCGGCGTCTGGCACGGCGTGAGCCTGATGTTCGCGGACTTCGTGGAGCGGTTCCGCAGGAAGGGCGAGGTGACGGGCGAGGAGGTCGCCTCCGGCCGACGCGAGCGCTCGTGGCCCTTCCGCGCGTATCTGCTCTGGCTGACCTTCCCGCCCATCGTCCTGCTCTTCCAGGGCCAGCCGTTCCGCCTGATCATTTTCTACGGCGTCCTCGGCGCGGCCTTCCTCCCCTTCCTCTCCGCCACCCTCCTCTGGCTCCTCAACTCCTCCCGCACGCCCCGGGAATGGCGCAGCGGGATGGTCAGCAACACGATGCTGGCGGTCGCGGGCCTGCTGTTCCTGGTCCTGGCGGTGAAGCAGATCTGGGACCAGCCGTGGGCGGACTTCCTCTAG